In Gymnogyps californianus isolate 813 chromosome 1, ASM1813914v2, whole genome shotgun sequence, the following are encoded in one genomic region:
- the KLHL34 gene encoding kelch-like protein 34 — protein sequence MSYFLSYCKAHCTAVLARYQTLRSEGFLCDILLKVKENEFPAHKSLLACSSDYFRAMFKSYTQESKASVIHLQVVSPTGLQHVLDFIYTSLLPLSFESLEDTLEAASYLQVTDAIGLCNQYLVNNLALENCCFSANVAGKFYLPDALAATEKYIVNNLWKLLDLDLSGLLELNFRSLLAVVQSPDLPIVKETRLLNLVLLWLKQDKSRLAHASSLLEHIRYGLIPVEELRKTYTQSEVPLSARIKCLIIKAINYHTSVFKQPVLQDKSTTLRNQKTRIILLGGGTASEGLVTDVVAFDVYNHKWRALTRVQDRVQNHSVCVVGNFLYVLGGEIEGGAPGDAKTVKTLLVTNKVHRYDPRFNTWTQITGMLEKRCQFSCCVLGKDIFAIGGRGEDRSLHSSVEVYDISRDRWTKARELPCKIHGHASAICKNTIYISGGKYSDPANTSKDVYSLSSLEGQWMKQAPMSIARFGHQMATIREAIFTFLGLYEPFSEIERYDPDQNQWTRLRPLIYDRFCYGLAVVEETALLIGGKKWQNSQEVPTQDVVGYDIDNDGWEEICKAPLPWCGLQCAVLQLSEVADEQDSDSQQKRPPNC from the coding sequence ATGAGCTACTTCCTGTCCTACTGCAAAGCACACTGCACCGCCGTGCTCGCCCGGTACCAGACCCTGAGATCAGAGGGCTTTCTGTGTGATATTTTGCTGAAAGTGAAGGAAAACGAGTTTCCTGCACACAAGTCCTTGTTGGCATGCTCCAGCGACTATTTCCGAGCCATGTTCAAAAGTTATACCCAAGAGTCTAAAGCCAGTGTAATTCACTTGCAAGTTGTCTCACCCACCGGTCTCCAGCATGTCCTGGATTTCATTTACACTTCCTTGTTGCCCCTTTCCTTTGAAAGCCTGGAGGATACCTTGGAAGCTGCAAGCTACTTGCAAGTGACTGATGCTATTGGCTTGTGCAATCAGTACTTGGTTAACAATCTTGCCTTGGAAAACTGTTGCTTCTCTGCCAACGTGGCCGGGAAGTTCTACCTGCCGGACGCCTtagcagcaacagaaaaatacattgtcAATAATCTCTGGAAGCTGCTGGACTTGGATTTGTCAGGACTGCTTGAGCTGAACTTCAGGTCTTTGCTAGCAGTGGTTCAATCACCAGATCTCCCCATAGTGAAAGAAACCCGCTTGTTGAATcttgtgctgctgtggctgaagCAGGATAAATCCAGGCTGGCTCATGCAAGCAGCCTTTTAGAGCACATAAGATATGGCCTCATCCCAGTGGAAGAGCTGAGAAAAACCTACACACAGTCAGAAGTGCCCCTCTCCGCACGTATTAAGTGCTTGATCATTAAAGCAATTAATTACCATACATCTGTTTTCAAACAGCCTGTCCTGCAGGACAAGTCCACTACGCTGAGGAACCAGAAAACTCGGATCATTCTGCTTGGGGGAGGGACAGCAAGCGAGGGGCTTGTCACCGATGTGGTGGCCTTCGACGTTTACAATCACAAATGGCGAGCTCTCACGCGGGTACAGGACAGGGTGCAGAACCACAGCGTGTGCGTGGTGGGGAACTTCCTCTACGTCTTGGGTGGGGAAATAGAAGGTGGTGCCCCGGGTGACGCTAAAACCGTGAAGACCTTATTGGTTACGAACAAGGTCCATCGTTATGATCCAAGATTTAACACATGGACTCAAATCACGGGCATGCTGGAAAAGAGATGCCAGTTTTCTTGTTGTGTCCTAGGCAAGGATATCTTTGCCATTGGTGGAAGGGGTGAGGATAGGTCACTGCATTCGTCTGTGGAAGTCTACGACATCAGCAGGGACAGATGGACAAAGGCCAGGGAATTGCCATGCAAGATACATGGCCACGCCAGTGCCATTTGCAAGAATACTATATACATCTCAGGCGGCAAGTACTCAGACCCAGCCAACACAAGCAAGGACGTATATTCTCTGAGCTCGCTTGAAGGGCAGTGGATGAAACAAGCCCCCATGAGCATTGCTCGGTTTGGGCATCAGATGGCAACAATCAGAGAAGCCATATTCACCTTTTTAGGATTATATGAACCATTCTCTGAAATAGAAAGGTACGACCCTGATCAAAACCAATGGACTCGGTTAAGACCACTGATCTATGATCGATTTTGCTATGGCCTGGCAGTGGTAGAGGAAACGGCTCTTCTTATCGGgggaaagaaatggcaaaactCACAGGAAGTCCCCACGCAAGACGTGGTTGGCTACGACATCGACAACGATGGCTGGGAAGAGATCTGCAAAGCCCCCTTGCCGTGGTGCGGGCTGCAGTGCGCAGTGCTGCAACTCTCTGAAGTGGCCGATGAGCAGGACAGCGACAGCCAGCAGAAGAGGCCACCGAACTGTTGA